The Pirellulimonas nuda genome includes a region encoding these proteins:
- a CDS encoding ribulokinase has protein sequence MSGYAIGVDYGTNSVRALVVDTATGQEIGTHVFDYPSGEAGILLDPRDPNAAKQNPADYVQGFLESVRKAVAAAGSHAGFSAGKVVGIGVDTTGSTPIPVDRTGTPLAMTDRFRDTPAAHAWLWKDHTSFAEAQEITRKATERGEPYLAKCGGIYSSEWYWSKIAHCMRTAPEVAEAAHSWVELADFVPAYVTGNLDPDTCPRGICAAGHKAMYSETWGGLPSAEFLDAVQPGMSRFRYKTKAVPSSHQAGLLTAEIAEKVGLPAGVPVAVGAFDAHMGAVGAGAATGVLVKIMGTSTCDCLPAPLDQELPDIPGLCGIVPESILPGAYGLEAGQSAVGDIFNWFVKQLSPAAYGNDASAHAKLTDAAAKLRPGESGLVALDWNNGNRTILVDPLLTGLLVGQTLHTTAAEVYRALVEATAFGALTIIKRVEEYGVKVEQVVNCGGIAEKNAMVMQIYADICGRPMKISRSSQTCALGAAIFGAVAAGAHPSVEGAQTAMTGFKETVYQPISKNVAVYEELYTIYRTLHDAFGTKEWTGSLGHVMKDLIAIRAEARKQD, from the coding sequence ATGAGTGGCTATGCAATCGGGGTCGACTACGGCACCAACAGCGTGCGGGCTTTAGTCGTCGATACGGCTACGGGTCAAGAGATTGGCACGCACGTCTTCGACTATCCGAGCGGCGAGGCCGGCATCCTGCTCGACCCCCGCGATCCGAACGCCGCCAAGCAGAATCCGGCAGACTACGTGCAGGGATTTTTGGAGTCCGTACGCAAAGCGGTGGCCGCGGCGGGGTCGCACGCGGGGTTCTCCGCCGGGAAGGTCGTTGGCATCGGGGTCGACACCACCGGATCAACGCCCATCCCGGTTGATCGGACCGGCACGCCGCTGGCGATGACGGACCGCTTCCGCGATACGCCCGCCGCCCACGCTTGGCTGTGGAAAGATCACACGTCGTTCGCCGAGGCGCAAGAGATTACCCGCAAGGCGACCGAGCGCGGCGAGCCGTATCTGGCCAAGTGCGGCGGCATCTACTCGTCGGAGTGGTACTGGTCGAAGATCGCCCACTGCATGCGCACCGCGCCGGAGGTGGCCGAGGCGGCGCATTCGTGGGTCGAGCTGGCCGACTTCGTGCCGGCCTACGTGACCGGCAACCTCGACCCAGACACATGCCCCCGCGGGATCTGCGCCGCTGGCCACAAGGCGATGTACAGCGAAACGTGGGGCGGCCTCCCCAGCGCCGAGTTTCTGGACGCGGTGCAGCCTGGCATGAGCCGATTCCGCTACAAGACCAAAGCGGTTCCTTCCAGCCATCAGGCCGGCCTGCTTACCGCGGAAATCGCCGAAAAGGTCGGACTGCCAGCGGGTGTGCCCGTGGCCGTCGGCGCCTTCGACGCCCACATGGGCGCCGTGGGCGCCGGTGCGGCCACCGGTGTGCTGGTGAAGATTATGGGAACCAGCACCTGCGACTGCCTCCCCGCGCCGCTGGACCAAGAACTTCCCGACATCCCCGGTTTGTGCGGCATCGTCCCCGAATCGATCTTGCCTGGCGCGTACGGACTGGAAGCGGGACAGAGCGCCGTGGGAGACATTTTTAATTGGTTCGTCAAGCAACTCTCGCCGGCGGCCTATGGCAACGACGCATCGGCCCACGCAAAGCTAACCGACGCGGCTGCCAAGCTGCGCCCCGGCGAGTCGGGCCTGGTAGCCCTCGACTGGAACAACGGCAACCGCACGATCCTGGTCGACCCACTGCTCACCGGCTTGCTGGTCGGACAGACGCTGCACACCACCGCGGCGGAGGTGTACCGCGCGCTGGTCGAGGCGACCGCCTTCGGCGCCCTCACGATCATCAAGCGGGTTGAGGAGTACGGCGTCAAAGTAGAACAAGTCGTCAACTGCGGCGGCATTGCCGAGAAGAACGCGATGGTCATGCAGATCTACGCCGACATCTGCGGCCGCCCCATGAAGATCAGCCGCAGCAGCCAGACGTGCGCGCTGGGCGCCGCGATCTTCGGCGCGGTGGCCGCCGGCGCCCACCCAAGCGTGGAAGGCGCTCAGACCGCCATGACCGGCTTCAAAGAGACGGTCTACCAGCCTATCTCGAAGAACGTCGCTGTCTACGAAGAGCTCTACACGATCTACCGCACACTGCACGACGCCTTCGGCACGAAGGAGTGGACCGGTTCACTGGGGCACGTGATGAAAGACTTGATCGCCATCCGCGCCGAAGCTCGCAAGCAAGACTAA
- the araA gene encoding L-arabinose isomerase, which translates to MLPDLSQLEVWFITGSQHLYGPETLKQVAEHSQQVAKELEASRHIPVRVVFKPVLIGPDAIRDVVLEANSTPNCIGLVAWMHTFSPAKMWIAGLTRLQKPLAHLHTQFGREIPWPTIDMDFMNLNQSAHGGREFGFIGARLRLDRKIVVGHWQDDAAQRSLGVWCRAAAARHDLDRAKIARIGDNMREVAVTEGDKVAAQITLGVSVNGYGLGDVAKHLEAASDSDVDRLCAVYEETYAMDEQLRSGGARRQSLRDAARIELGLRAFLEEGGFVGYTDTFENLYGLKQLPGIATQRLMADGYGFGAEGDWKAAAMVRASKVMAAGLPGGTTFMEDYTYHLPASGDALVLGSHMLEICPSIAAGRPSCEVHPLGIGGKEDPVRLVFDAPPGAAVNATIVDLGDRFRLVLNEVDVIAPPQPLPKLPVARAVWKPAPDLATAAAAWIYAGGSHHPVFSQALTTEHYEDFASMLGVELLVIDGQTNLREFKHRLRMSDAVGAYRRS; encoded by the coding sequence ATGCTCCCCGATCTCTCGCAGCTTGAAGTCTGGTTCATCACTGGCAGCCAGCACCTGTACGGCCCCGAAACCCTCAAGCAGGTGGCCGAGCATTCGCAGCAAGTCGCGAAAGAGCTCGAGGCCTCGCGGCACATCCCGGTGCGCGTGGTGTTCAAGCCGGTGCTGATCGGCCCCGACGCGATTCGAGATGTTGTGCTTGAGGCCAACAGCACGCCCAACTGCATCGGCCTGGTCGCGTGGATGCACACGTTCAGCCCCGCCAAGATGTGGATCGCGGGCCTCACCCGCCTGCAGAAGCCGCTGGCGCACCTGCACACGCAGTTCGGCCGCGAGATCCCGTGGCCCACGATCGACATGGATTTTATGAATCTCAACCAGTCCGCCCACGGCGGACGCGAGTTTGGGTTCATCGGCGCCCGGCTGAGGCTCGACCGCAAGATCGTGGTCGGCCACTGGCAGGACGACGCCGCCCAGCGCTCGCTCGGCGTCTGGTGCCGCGCCGCCGCGGCCCGGCACGACCTCGATCGCGCAAAGATCGCCCGCATCGGCGACAACATGCGCGAAGTGGCCGTCACCGAAGGAGACAAGGTCGCTGCGCAGATCACGCTCGGCGTGTCGGTGAACGGCTACGGCCTGGGCGATGTGGCGAAGCACCTCGAGGCGGCGAGCGACTCGGACGTTGACCGGCTTTGCGCGGTTTACGAAGAAACGTACGCCATGGACGAACAGCTCCGCTCCGGGGGCGCCCGCCGCCAGTCGCTCCGCGACGCCGCCCGCATAGAGCTGGGTCTGCGGGCGTTCCTGGAAGAGGGGGGCTTCGTCGGCTACACCGACACGTTCGAGAATCTCTACGGCCTCAAGCAGCTCCCCGGCATCGCCACGCAGCGGCTGATGGCCGACGGCTACGGCTTCGGCGCCGAGGGGGACTGGAAGGCGGCCGCAATGGTTCGGGCCTCGAAGGTCATGGCGGCCGGCCTGCCCGGGGGAACGACTTTCATGGAAGACTACACCTACCACCTCCCCGCTAGCGGCGACGCCCTGGTGCTCGGCTCGCACATGCTGGAGATCTGCCCGTCGATCGCCGCCGGCAGGCCGAGCTGTGAGGTCCACCCGTTGGGGATCGGCGGCAAGGAAGACCCCGTGCGGCTGGTGTTCGACGCCCCGCCCGGCGCCGCCGTGAACGCCACCATCGTTGACTTGGGAGACCGCTTCCGCCTGGTGCTGAACGAGGTCGACGTGATCGCCCCGCCCCAGCCCCTGCCCAAGCTGCCGGTCGCCCGCGCCGTGTGGAAGCCGGCCCCCGACCTGGCGACCGCCGCGGCGGCGTGGATCTACGCGGGCGGTTCGCACCACCCGGTCTTCAGCCAGGCGCTTACCACCGAGCACTACGAAGACTTTGCGAGTATGCTTGGCGTCGAGTTGCTGGTGATCGATGGTCAAACCAATCTGCGCGAGTTCAAGCACAGGCTGCGGATGAGCGACGCGGTGGGCGCCTACAGGCGATCGTGA
- a CDS encoding carboxylesterase family protein — translation MQPIASRLLFLAAALLLCVATPAADPNAFVDFSVEGLPGRLYVPPEASESRRPVIVFLHGLGETGDDNRRQVNHNIDNLLKSAKQRGAFLYAPQAVTRGWGERARTDQVVAQLESLLGKHNADPSRVYLTGLSMGGGGAWTVASRYPQRFAAAAPICGVPPADDWDPALQLKTPTWAFHARDDGAVPVRCSHERINALLAAAGKPPVEFPSEGGDDFSFSDAALNLHYTEYPTGGHAIWGKAYATPEAIEWLFSQQQATPKAQ, via the coding sequence ATGCAACCCATTGCCTCCCGACTCCTCTTCCTGGCCGCGGCGTTGCTGCTGTGCGTAGCCACACCGGCCGCCGACCCAAACGCCTTCGTCGATTTCAGCGTCGAGGGCCTCCCCGGCAGGCTGTACGTTCCACCCGAGGCGAGCGAGTCGCGGCGGCCGGTGATCGTTTTCCTGCACGGGCTAGGCGAGACGGGCGACGACAACCGCCGGCAGGTCAATCACAACATCGACAACCTGCTCAAATCGGCCAAGCAGCGGGGCGCCTTCCTTTACGCCCCGCAGGCGGTCACTCGCGGCTGGGGCGAGCGGGCCCGCACCGACCAGGTGGTCGCGCAGCTTGAGTCCTTGCTCGGCAAGCACAACGCCGATCCGTCGCGTGTCTACCTCACCGGCCTGTCGATGGGGGGCGGGGGCGCCTGGACCGTTGCGAGCCGCTACCCGCAGCGCTTCGCCGCGGCGGCGCCCATCTGCGGCGTTCCTCCCGCGGACGACTGGGACCCGGCCCTCCAGCTCAAGACCCCGACCTGGGCCTTTCATGCCCGCGACGACGGCGCCGTCCCCGTCCGTTGCAGCCACGAGCGGATCAACGCCCTGTTGGCCGCGGCCGGCAAGCCGCCGGTCGAGTTCCCCAGCGAAGGGGGAGACGATTTCTCCTTCTCCGACGCTGCGCTCAACCTGCACTACACGGAGTATCCCACCGGCGGCCACGCCATCTGGGGCAAGGCGTACGCTACGCCCGAAGCGATCGAATGGCTGTTCTCGCAACAGCAAGCAACCCCGAAGGCGCAGTGA
- the galE gene encoding UDP-glucose 4-epimerase GalE, translating to MKILVTGGAGYVGSHCVRLLKSKGHDVWVYDNLLYGHREATDPARLIVGDLLDQPAIEKAMRDHAIEAVMHFAALCYVGESVTDPAKYYRNNVVGTLNLLDAMRACGVGKIVFSSTCATYGVPQQVPIPEDHPQNPISPYGFTKLAVEKALEDYRAAYGIGYAAPRYFNASGASLDGSIGEDHDPETHLIPLVLDVALGKRDHISIFGTDYPTPDGTCIRDYIHVEDLATAHLAAIEKVQPGEAIRVNLGTGVGASVRQVITACEEVTGKKIKTVEGPRRAGDPPELVANPQGALDALGWRAQHTSVKETVASAWAWHKAHPNGYAG from the coding sequence ATGAAGATCCTCGTCACCGGCGGCGCCGGCTATGTCGGCTCCCACTGCGTCAGGCTGCTCAAGAGCAAGGGGCACGACGTGTGGGTCTACGACAACCTCCTTTACGGCCACCGCGAGGCGACCGACCCCGCCCGGCTGATCGTGGGCGACCTGCTCGACCAGCCCGCCATCGAGAAGGCGATGCGTGACCACGCCATCGAGGCGGTGATGCACTTCGCCGCCCTCTGCTACGTCGGCGAGAGCGTCACCGACCCCGCCAAGTACTACCGCAACAACGTGGTCGGCACGCTGAACCTGTTGGACGCGATGCGGGCCTGTGGCGTGGGCAAGATCGTCTTCAGCAGCACCTGCGCCACCTACGGCGTCCCCCAACAGGTGCCGATCCCCGAAGACCACCCCCAGAACCCCATCAGCCCCTACGGCTTCACCAAGCTGGCAGTCGAGAAGGCGCTGGAGGACTACCGCGCCGCCTACGGCATCGGCTACGCGGCGCCGCGGTACTTCAACGCTTCGGGCGCGTCGCTCGACGGCTCGATCGGCGAGGACCACGACCCCGAGACCCACCTCATCCCGCTGGTGCTGGACGTCGCGCTCGGCAAGCGCGACCACATCTCGATCTTCGGGACCGACTACCCCACCCCCGACGGCACCTGCATCCGCGACTACATCCACGTCGAAGACCTGGCTACCGCCCACCTGGCCGCCATCGAGAAGGTGCAGCCGGGCGAGGCGATCCGCGTCAACCTGGGGACCGGCGTGGGGGCGAGCGTCCGCCAGGTGATCACCGCCTGCGAAGAAGTGACCGGCAAGAAGATCAAGACGGTCGAGGGCCCACGCCGTGCCGGCGACCCGCCGGAGCTGGTCGCCAACCCCCAGGGCGCGCTCGACGCGCTCGGCTGGCGCGCCCAGCACACCAGCGTGAAGGAGACCGTGGCCAGCGCCTGGGCGTGGCACAAGGCGCACCCGAACGGCTACGCCGGATAG
- a CDS encoding transporter substrate-binding domain-containing protein — MHRLRNYRTELRALALLLAIGPAVAVADDPLPTGVLRVATKQAPPFAMREPPGPWRGISIDLVEAVRKELETVRDEPVTLDLQAMTLEEMLAAVEAGEVDLAAAALTVSFEREQRVDFSHPYYNSGLGIAIGPSQRSPGLWSFAGSVMSPTFLKIVGGLLATMLATAVAVYFFERRVNREQFGGGVFRGVASGLWWSAVTLTTVGYGDKVPKSTAGRMVGMMWMFSGLFIIASFTAAVTSALTVNQLRSRINGPADLSRVRVTTVEGSTSAAYLRLRRVAFRTHAELAGALDALQAGRCDAVVYDAPLLRYEVHGRDADAMSVLPTVFARQDYAFALPPSSPIRETVNQALLRATSSGAWDESLEELLGDPLGTE, encoded by the coding sequence ATGCACCGTCTGAGGAACTATCGAACCGAGCTGCGCGCCCTTGCCCTGCTGCTGGCGATCGGGCCGGCGGTGGCGGTCGCCGACGACCCGCTGCCCACCGGCGTGCTGCGTGTGGCCACCAAGCAGGCGCCGCCGTTCGCCATGCGCGAGCCGCCGGGACCGTGGCGTGGCATCAGCATCGACCTGGTCGAGGCGGTGCGTAAGGAGCTAGAAACGGTCCGCGACGAGCCGGTGACGCTCGACCTGCAAGCGATGACGCTCGAAGAGATGCTGGCCGCGGTCGAGGCGGGGGAGGTCGACCTGGCCGCCGCGGCCCTGACCGTCAGCTTCGAGCGTGAGCAGCGAGTCGACTTCTCGCACCCCTACTACAACTCGGGGCTGGGGATCGCGATCGGACCCAGCCAGCGCTCGCCGGGGCTGTGGAGCTTTGCCGGCTCGGTGATGTCGCCTACCTTCCTCAAGATCGTCGGGGGGCTGCTGGCCACGATGCTGGCGACCGCGGTGGCGGTCTACTTCTTCGAGCGGCGCGTCAACCGCGAGCAGTTCGGCGGGGGCGTGTTCCGCGGCGTCGCGTCGGGGCTGTGGTGGAGCGCGGTCACGCTCACCACGGTCGGCTACGGCGACAAGGTCCCCAAGAGCACCGCCGGGCGGATGGTGGGGATGATGTGGATGTTCAGCGGGCTGTTCATCATCGCCAGCTTCACCGCGGCGGTCACCTCCGCGCTGACCGTCAACCAGTTGCGTTCGCGGATCAACGGCCCCGCCGACCTGTCGCGGGTGCGTGTAACGACGGTCGAGGGCTCTACCTCGGCCGCCTACCTGCGGCTACGCCGTGTGGCGTTCCGGACCCACGCCGAGCTGGCCGGGGCGCTCGACGCCCTGCAGGCGGGCAGGTGCGACGCGGTGGTGTACGACGCCCCGCTGCTGCGCTACGAGGTGCACGGACGCGACGCGGACGCGATGTCGGTCCTCCCGACGGTGTTTGCCCGGCAAGACTACGCCTTCGCGCTGCCCCCCAGCAGCCCGATACGCGAGACGGTGAACCAGGCGCTGCTGCGGGCGACCTCCAGCGGGGCGTGGGACGAGTCGCTGGAAGAACTGCTGGGCGACCCGCTAGGGACGGAGTGA
- a CDS encoding transporter substrate-binding domain-containing protein, whose amino-acid sequence MPTYKPRPLQRKAGSACVWAWLALAAIGGACSGQAPEAGAGAAPPPLIVGTKNSPPFALKNTDGVWTGISIELWRHAADELGLEYEFQELPLDGLITGLEAGRLDAAVAAISVTADRQTRIEFCHPHYTTGLGVAVRVDARGDWVSLLERVVSTRLLVAIGVMIALVLLCGVLFWRLERDVNQGLFGGKRRQGIEMGMWWSTILLLGHKGVVPNSTAGRIVAGLAMIASLLLLSVLTGVITSVLTVQQLGAGIDNLGDLKRLRVVTVAPSTAAEFLRQRRIPFRALPDADAALAAVDAGKADAVLYDKPLLSYLVNNRFASTIHVLPMTFQAQEYAIALPPESPLRKPLNTALLRFRASDAWNEVVYRYLGE is encoded by the coding sequence ATGCCTACTTACAAGCCTCGACCTCTGCAACGCAAAGCGGGCTCAGCCTGTGTGTGGGCCTGGCTCGCGCTGGCGGCCATCGGCGGGGCGTGCAGTGGGCAGGCGCCCGAGGCGGGCGCGGGCGCCGCCCCCCCGCCGCTGATCGTCGGCACGAAGAACAGCCCCCCGTTTGCGCTAAAGAACACCGACGGGGTGTGGACCGGCATCAGCATCGAGCTGTGGCGGCACGCGGCCGACGAGCTGGGGCTGGAGTACGAGTTCCAAGAGCTGCCACTCGATGGATTGATCACGGGGCTCGAGGCGGGGAGGCTCGACGCGGCGGTCGCCGCGATCAGCGTCACGGCCGACCGGCAGACGCGGATCGAGTTCTGCCACCCCCACTACACCACGGGGCTGGGGGTGGCCGTGCGGGTCGACGCCCGCGGCGACTGGGTCAGCCTGCTCGAACGCGTGGTCTCTACGCGGCTGCTGGTGGCCATCGGCGTGATGATCGCGTTGGTGCTGCTGTGCGGCGTGCTCTTCTGGCGGTTGGAGCGCGACGTGAACCAGGGGCTGTTCGGCGGCAAGCGTCGCCAGGGGATCGAGATGGGGATGTGGTGGTCCACCATCTTGCTGCTGGGCCACAAAGGGGTGGTGCCCAACAGCACCGCGGGACGGATCGTGGCGGGCCTGGCGATGATCGCGAGCCTGCTGCTGCTGTCGGTGCTGACGGGGGTCATCACGTCGGTGCTCACGGTGCAGCAATTGGGCGCGGGCATCGACAACCTGGGCGACCTCAAGCGGCTGCGTGTGGTGACCGTGGCGCCCAGCACCGCGGCCGAGTTCCTCCGGCAACGGCGGATCCCGTTCCGCGCGTTGCCGGACGCCGACGCGGCGCTTGCGGCCGTCGACGCCGGCAAGGCCGACGCGGTCCTGTACGACAAGCCGCTGCTGAGCTACTTGGTGAACAACCGCTTCGCGTCGACGATCCACGTGCTGCCGATGACGTTCCAGGCGCAGGAGTACGCGATCGCGTTGCCCCCGGAAAGCCCCCTGCGCAAGCCGCTGAACACGGCGCTGCTGCGGTTCCGGGCGAGCGACGCCTGGAACGAGGTGGTGTACCGGTACCTCGGGGAGTAG
- a CDS encoding L-ribulose-5-phosphate 4-epimerase, which translates to MLEELKQQVCQANLDLVAHGLVTLTWGNVSGLSEDRAYLVIKPSGVAYNAMRAEHMVVVSMESGDVAEGDLNPSSDTPTHRLLYRAFERVGGITHTHSTRATTFAQARREIPCFGTTHADHFYGSIPCARALTEQEIEEAYEVNTGRVIIERFKDIDPIAVPGVLVASHAPFAWGKDAADSVKNAVALEAVADMALGTLALNPNQPPVDQFLLDKHYFRKHGPNAYYGQGASRDDGG; encoded by the coding sequence ATGCTAGAAGAACTCAAGCAACAAGTCTGCCAAGCCAACCTCGACCTCGTCGCGCACGGGCTCGTGACGCTGACCTGGGGAAACGTCAGCGGACTTTCTGAGGATCGGGCGTACTTGGTCATCAAGCCCAGCGGGGTTGCATACAACGCGATGCGCGCTGAGCACATGGTGGTGGTCAGCATGGAGTCGGGCGACGTTGCCGAGGGCGATCTCAATCCCTCGTCCGACACGCCGACCCACCGGCTGCTGTACCGGGCCTTCGAAAGGGTTGGCGGCATTACCCATACCCACAGCACACGTGCGACCACGTTCGCCCAAGCCCGTCGAGAAATCCCCTGCTTCGGCACCACCCACGCCGACCACTTTTACGGCTCTATCCCCTGTGCACGTGCGCTCACCGAACAAGAGATCGAAGAGGCCTACGAGGTGAACACCGGCCGCGTGATCATCGAGCGTTTTAAGGACATCGACCCGATCGCGGTCCCCGGCGTCTTGGTCGCCAGCCACGCCCCTTTCGCTTGGGGGAAGGACGCGGCCGACTCGGTCAAGAACGCCGTTGCGCTGGAAGCGGTCGCCGATATGGCCCTGGGGACGCTGGCGCTCAACCCCAATCAGCCTCCGGTTGATCAGTTCTTGCTGGACAAACACTATTTCCGAAAACACGGCCCGAATGCCTATTACGGCCAAGGAGCTTCGCGAGATGATGGGGGCTAG
- a CDS encoding sodium:solute symporter, with translation MGALETLDWIVIGGYFALIALLALWVIRKSKNTSDDYFLAGHSLGWFVVGASIFASNIGSEHLVGLAGSGATDGVAMAHYELHAWCLLVLAWVLVPFYARSRVFTMPEFLEKRFSPASRYTLSVISLLAYVLTKIAVGIYAGGIVFSVLLPDMRLGQLDSFWIGSLLVLAMTGAYTVLGGFRAVAYTETLQTVVLIVGSALVTYYGLEAIGGWGELKETIGADKFNLWKPLTAVVDGKALPFEWAPVEEVDSSGKLVRQAWYFNGYFPWLGMLFCAPIIGLWYWCTDQYIVQRALGAENETQARRGSIFAALLKLLPVFIFIVPGMICWGLIIKSQAGEAGGLDFGLMLTEDGQDIADSGKAFPMMVKNVLPTGIRGIVVAGLLSALMSSLAGVFNACSTLFTIDLYQKFAPAASEKRLVQVGRIATFAMVLIGMAWIPVIKGSSGLYEYLQSVQGYLAPPIFVVFFFGIAWKRLNAAGCLAALLVGFALGIFRLAVDTPLKVYKDFSYPEESFLWIVNKIYFQYFSLLITIASALAMILVSYATRAPDYQRISGLTYGAISDEDKAQTRSSWSALDVATSGLVLVLIVAAYLYFQG, from the coding sequence ATGGGCGCCCTCGAAACCCTCGACTGGATCGTTATCGGCGGGTACTTCGCCCTCATTGCGCTGCTGGCGCTCTGGGTGATCCGTAAGAGCAAGAACACCTCCGACGACTACTTCCTCGCCGGGCACAGCCTGGGGTGGTTCGTCGTGGGGGCGTCGATCTTCGCCTCGAATATCGGCTCGGAGCACCTGGTCGGGCTCGCCGGGTCGGGCGCCACCGACGGCGTCGCCATGGCCCACTACGAGCTGCACGCCTGGTGCCTGCTGGTGCTGGCGTGGGTCCTGGTGCCGTTCTACGCCCGCAGCCGGGTGTTCACGATGCCGGAGTTCTTGGAGAAGCGGTTCTCTCCCGCCTCGCGCTACACGCTCAGCGTGATCTCGCTGCTGGCCTACGTGCTCACCAAGATCGCGGTGGGCATCTACGCCGGCGGCATCGTGTTTTCTGTGCTGCTGCCCGACATGCGGCTCGGGCAGCTCGACAGCTTCTGGATCGGCTCGCTGCTGGTACTGGCGATGACCGGCGCCTACACCGTGCTGGGCGGCTTCCGCGCGGTCGCCTACACCGAGACGCTGCAAACCGTGGTGCTGATCGTCGGCTCCGCGCTGGTCACCTACTACGGCCTCGAAGCCATCGGCGGCTGGGGCGAGCTGAAAGAGACCATCGGCGCCGACAAGTTCAACCTCTGGAAGCCGCTGACCGCGGTGGTCGACGGCAAGGCGCTGCCGTTCGAGTGGGCGCCCGTGGAGGAGGTCGACTCCTCCGGCAAGCTGGTCCGCCAGGCGTGGTACTTCAACGGCTACTTCCCTTGGCTGGGGATGCTGTTCTGCGCCCCGATCATCGGGCTGTGGTACTGGTGCACCGACCAGTACATCGTGCAGCGCGCCCTGGGCGCCGAGAACGAGACCCAGGCCCGCCGCGGCAGCATCTTCGCCGCGCTGCTCAAGCTGCTGCCCGTGTTCATCTTTATCGTGCCCGGCATGATCTGCTGGGGGCTCATCATCAAGAGCCAAGCGGGGGAGGCGGGCGGCCTCGACTTCGGCCTGATGCTGACCGAGGACGGACAGGACATCGCCGACTCCGGCAAAGCCTTCCCGATGATGGTCAAGAACGTGCTGCCCACCGGCATCCGCGGCATCGTGGTCGCCGGGCTGCTCAGTGCGTTGATGAGCTCGCTCGCCGGCGTGTTCAACGCGTGCAGCACGCTCTTCACGATCGACCTCTACCAGAAGTTCGCCCCGGCGGCTTCCGAGAAACGCTTGGTGCAGGTCGGCCGCATCGCTACCTTCGCCATGGTGCTCATCGGCATGGCGTGGATCCCCGTCATCAAGGGCTCCAGCGGGCTGTACGAGTACCTGCAGAGCGTGCAGGGCTACTTGGCGCCCCCCATCTTCGTCGTTTTCTTCTTCGGCATCGCCTGGAAGCGACTCAACGCCGCGGGGTGCCTGGCGGCGCTGCTGGTCGGCTTTGCGCTGGGCATCTTCCGCCTGGCGGTCGACACGCCGCTGAAGGTCTACAAGGACTTCTCGTACCCGGAAGAATCGTTCCTGTGGATCGTTAACAAGATCTACTTCCAGTATTTCAGCCTGCTGATCACCATCGCCAGCGCGCTGGCGATGATCCTGGTGAGCTACGCCACCCGGGCGCCCGACTACCAACGCATCAGCGGCCTCACCTACGGCGCCATCAGCGACGAAGACAAGGCCCAGACCCGCTCGAGCTGGTCGGCACTCGACGTGGCGACCTCTGGGCTGGTGCTGGTTTTGATCGTGGCGGCGTACCTGTACTTCCAGGGTTAG